A single window of Chloracidobacterium sp. DNA harbors:
- a CDS encoding PilZ domain-containing protein, which produces MEHPNNEKRTAERSSTQLRTLVQVKEADDVNWKEITNVTTVSRNGAGFTLSRRCSVGRLISLVLPMPVEYRAYDHKAKVYPVLGLVQYCNAVEKDGFETFHIGVGFIGKDVPESYKADPLQGYRITGVTDSGLWKFTESESAFKPRQTPRLWASVDVTISLIKKDRLPSDKETAVTNNISAKGLSAICKLSAEIGDRVKLACKEYDFYAIAIVRNCKPADNGNSIHLEFLENSFPMEKLYAERAAAIMQAREALAESAEPVAEAKVEEAKVEEPQDEPADESTPIAADYSSAGFELLRY; this is translated from the coding sequence ATGGAACATCCCAACAACGAAAAACGCACGGCCGAAAGGTCATCAACCCAACTCCGAACCCTTGTCCAAGTTAAAGAGGCCGATGATGTTAACTGGAAAGAGATAACGAATGTCACGACCGTATCCCGAAACGGGGCCGGATTTACATTATCGCGACGGTGTAGCGTAGGTAGATTGATCTCCCTTGTACTACCGATGCCGGTCGAATACCGAGCGTACGACCATAAGGCAAAGGTGTATCCCGTATTGGGATTGGTCCAATATTGCAATGCCGTCGAAAAAGACGGTTTTGAAACGTTCCATATCGGTGTTGGATTCATCGGAAAGGATGTTCCCGAAAGTTATAAGGCCGATCCACTCCAGGGATACCGTATAACCGGGGTAACTGATTCCGGGCTCTGGAAATTCACCGAGTCAGAATCCGCATTCAAACCGCGTCAAACACCGCGACTATGGGCTTCGGTCGATGTCACGATCTCACTTATCAAGAAGGACAGACTCCCATCAGACAAGGAAACCGCTGTCACCAACAACATAAGTGCGAAAGGCCTTTCGGCCATCTGTAAACTGTCCGCCGAGATCGGTGACCGGGTGAAACTTGCGTGTAAGGAATACGATTTCTACGCGATCGCGATCGTTCGAAACTGTAAGCCCGCGGATAACGGCAATTCGATCCACCTTGAGTTTTTAGAAAACAGCTTTCCGATGGAAAAGCTTTACGCGGAGCGAGCAGCGGCAATTATGCAAGCACGTGAGGCCTTGGCCGAAAGTGCGGAGCCGGTTGCAGAGGCCAAAGTCGAGGAGGCCAAAGTCGAAGAACCCCAAGACGAACCCGCCGACGAATCGACACCGATCGCAGCTGATTATTCAAGTGCAGGGTTTGAACTTCTGCGGTATTGA
- a CDS encoding carboxypeptidase regulatory-like domain-containing protein, whose amino-acid sequence MRQLFNSRPEFEFETPKTGKTEIVPTDRTLARPDIIPLAPMPTPALTFNGMNLTANGAGWPPDTVGDVGVNHYIQAVNSSVRIFNKAGTTLSTFTFASLWAAAGSGTPCDTGNKGDPTVVHDPNTGRFVVADFAWSNTKDGPYYECVAVSKTSDPVVGGWWLYAIRSDDATHPWLPDYPKMGIWRDALYMGTNMFDCTNSSCSAATYQGARAYAFNFAKMAAGLTLTANDVQVVDMGSSRFTVIPANYRGTLPPPSTPAYFVGESGSLYAFEVFKFSVNFTTPALSTFSGPTNVTQSSYTVGSATSPVPAGGSGSIETLNERMMMQAQYRNISGVESVWVNHSTGTASTSTPVSIQWAQINVTGGTVVTTPVQQQIFNNGADGVNRFMGSLAVDRLGNMAIGYTAASLTLAPDIRYAGRLASDTPGTLPQSEVTLLPSVARSVQTTYTRWGDYSSMSVDPVDDCTFWYTNQYYAAVGTDWNTRVGKFVFPGCSSPTAGNVIVSGRVLLANGIGVSGASVTIASPDGSTRSVLSSPLGYYSFTGIESGQSYIVQVSSKRFSFTSRVLTVDNTIENLDFVAQ is encoded by the coding sequence ATGAGACAGTTGTTCAATAGTCGCCCGGAATTTGAGTTCGAAACACCTAAAACGGGAAAGACAGAGATCGTACCAACAGACCGAACCTTGGCCAGGCCGGACATCATTCCGCTCGCGCCGATGCCGACCCCTGCACTTACCTTCAATGGGATGAATCTTACGGCAAACGGAGCAGGTTGGCCGCCCGATACGGTTGGCGATGTCGGGGTAAATCACTATATTCAAGCAGTAAACTCGTCAGTTCGAATCTTCAATAAGGCCGGCACGACACTGTCTACATTCACGTTTGCATCCTTATGGGCGGCAGCGGGATCGGGGACGCCTTGTGATACGGGCAATAAAGGCGACCCGACCGTTGTGCATGACCCGAACACCGGCAGGTTCGTCGTGGCCGACTTTGCATGGAGCAATACTAAGGACGGCCCCTACTACGAATGTGTAGCCGTATCAAAAACCAGCGATCCAGTCGTGGGTGGTTGGTGGCTTTATGCTATCCGATCAGATGACGCTACACATCCATGGCTACCGGATTATCCCAAAATGGGCATTTGGCGCGACGCACTATATATGGGCACCAATATGTTCGATTGCACAAATTCATCATGTTCGGCAGCGACGTACCAAGGGGCCCGAGCATACGCCTTCAATTTTGCAAAAATGGCAGCCGGACTAACTCTTACTGCCAATGATGTTCAGGTAGTAGATATGGGCTCCAGCCGATTTACCGTAATCCCTGCTAATTATCGCGGCACCCTGCCGCCGCCGAGTACTCCAGCCTACTTTGTGGGTGAATCAGGGTCGCTATACGCATTCGAAGTGTTCAAGTTTAGTGTTAATTTCACCACACCTGCACTTTCTACCTTCAGTGGACCGACAAATGTAACCCAGTCGAGTTACACGGTCGGGTCCGCCACCTCTCCAGTTCCGGCAGGGGGGAGCGGTTCGATCGAAACGCTTAACGAGCGGATGATGATGCAGGCACAATATCGAAATATCAGCGGCGTCGAGTCCGTGTGGGTTAACCATTCGACCGGCACGGCTTCCACCAGCACTCCGGTTAGCATTCAATGGGCCCAGATCAATGTTACAGGCGGCACTGTGGTAACAACTCCCGTCCAACAGCAAATTTTTAATAATGGAGCCGACGGCGTAAATAGGTTTATGGGATCTCTTGCAGTTGATCGATTAGGAAATATGGCGATCGGATATACTGCCGCCAGTTTGACGTTGGCTCCGGATATCAGATATGCAGGCCGGCTCGCGAGTGACACGCCGGGGACATTGCCGCAAAGTGAGGTCACATTGCTACCGTCCGTGGCTCGCAGTGTTCAAACGACCTATACGCGATGGGGTGATTACAGTTCTATGTCGGTGGACCCTGTGGATGATTGCACGTTTTGGTATACCAATCAGTACTACGCCGCTGTAGGAACGGACTGGAATACTCGTGTCGGTAAATTTGTCTTCCCAGGATGTAGCTCTCCCACCGCAGGAAATGTTATTGTATCCGGTCGCGTTTTACTAGCGAACGGAATCGGTGTAAGCGGAGCATCCGTCACAATCGCCTCCCCTGACGGGTCAACCAGAAGCGTGCTGTCGTCACCGCTTGGTTATTACAGTTTTACCGGCATCGAGTCAGGCCAATCATACATCGTTCAGGTTTCGTCCAAACGATTTAGTTTTACATCGAGAGTCCTGACGGTAGACAACACAATCGAAAATCTAGACTTCGTCGCACAATAA
- a CDS encoding PilZ domain-containing protein produces MARKQKSKRNRTKQTTARPSPSLCRVCIRETFDELRFETTEVRIVSRFGASFDLSRECRVGTLIQLELPLERELRAFSHDDELYKVIGLIQHSQVAAKGSKSLYEVNVMFIGRHFPDSYFSNPLQAYRLQRQNDDGTWDLTECSSQYKHRRFPRIRIKLQVEIGLIQKNERTILKENTVTCDISSAGVAVISKLPAEVGDKIKFACADMDFYAIAEVLRRRNHFGLQDILHLKFVDFHFPVERLIFSRVGMTAKSASAA; encoded by the coding sequence ATGGCCAGAAAACAAAAATCCAAACGAAACCGTACGAAACAAACAACTGCGCGACCGTCGCCGTCCCTCTGCCGCGTTTGCATCCGGGAAACATTTGATGAGTTGAGGTTCGAAACCACCGAAGTGAGAATAGTGTCTCGGTTTGGCGCTTCTTTCGACTTATCCCGTGAATGCCGCGTAGGCACATTAATACAGCTTGAGCTCCCGCTCGAGCGAGAGCTTCGTGCTTTCAGTCACGATGACGAGTTATATAAAGTTATTGGCCTGATACAACATTCTCAAGTAGCCGCGAAAGGATCGAAATCCCTGTACGAAGTGAACGTGATGTTTATCGGAAGACATTTCCCTGATAGCTATTTTTCAAATCCGCTTCAGGCATATCGGTTACAGCGCCAGAATGACGACGGCACATGGGATTTGACCGAATGCTCCAGCCAATACAAACATCGCCGTTTCCCAAGGATCAGGATCAAACTACAAGTTGAGATCGGCCTGATCCAAAAAAACGAGCGGACGATTTTGAAAGAAAATACCGTGACCTGCGATATCAGTTCCGCCGGCGTGGCCGTAATCTCCAAGTTACCGGCGGAGGTCGGGGACAAGATCAAATTCGCTTGTGCAGACATGGACTTCTACGCGATCGCTGAAGTCCTGCGCCGGCGGAATCATTTTGGTCTCCAAGATATTCTTCATTTGAAATTCGTCGATTTTCACTTCCCGGTCGAGAGATTGATTTTCAGCCGGGTCGGGATGACGGCTAAGTCGGCAAGTGCCGCGTGA
- a CDS encoding 1-acyl-sn-glycerol-3-phosphate acyltransferase encodes MTFRTPDRYPPQFAVDLVRLLAYLISKPLWFVRFNGKENIPAATDGGFVIASNHQTYVDPVWICIPMRRHIRYLAIEKAFDWPIIGRLIRFLGAFPVKQIDGLSVSKIKVALRSLRDGAAVIIFPEGAREFADGKMLPFKNGAVRLALQAGVPILPVTVSGGNRIWPRSQKYPNLFTKVTITYHPLLEFSPHPDESKVHLIEQWNELLERTIERG; translated from the coding sequence GTGACCTTCAGAACACCCGATCGATATCCACCGCAATTTGCAGTGGATCTCGTGCGCCTGCTCGCCTATCTGATCAGCAAACCGCTATGGTTTGTCAGATTTAACGGAAAGGAGAATATTCCCGCCGCGACCGACGGAGGATTTGTGATCGCGTCCAATCACCAGACCTACGTCGATCCCGTTTGGATATGCATTCCGATGCGCCGACACATACGTTATTTGGCGATCGAAAAGGCTTTCGATTGGCCGATTATTGGCCGCCTGATCAGGTTTCTCGGGGCATTTCCTGTAAAGCAGATCGACGGACTAAGCGTGTCTAAGATAAAAGTCGCCCTCAGATCACTCCGCGATGGTGCCGCGGTAATTATCTTTCCGGAAGGTGCTCGTGAGTTTGCCGATGGCAAGATGTTGCCGTTCAAAAATGGTGCAGTACGCCTCGCACTTCAGGCGGGCGTCCCGATTCTACCCGTAACTGTAAGCGGCGGCAACCGAATCTGGCCGCGATCACAGAAATATCCTAACCTTTTCACAAAGGTCACGATCACATACCATCCATTGTTGGAGTTTTCTCCTCACCCCGACGAGTCAAAAGTCCATCTGATAGAGCAGTGGAATGAATTGCTCGAACGGACGATCGAACGTGGCTAG
- the gyrA gene encoding DNA gyrase subunit A, with product MDALERNQINIEDEMRRSYLDYAMSVIIGRALPDVRDGLKPVHRRVLWAMNELGNTHNKPYKKSARIVGDTIGKYHPHGDTAVYDTVVRLAQDFSMRYPLVDGQGNFGSIDGDNAAAMRYTEVRLAKITGEVLDDIEKETVDFQTNYDESLSEPKVLPTRIPLLLVNGSEGIAVGMATKIPPHNLTEILEATIELIRNPAITIDELITFVPGPDFPTAGFIYGREEIHRAYKTGRGIIQVRARAVVDEIGRGDRVKDAVVITELPYQVNKARLIEKIAELVHEKRLDGISEIRDESNREGMRIVIELKRDAVPQVVLNKLYKLTPMQSSFGIISIAIVDGQPKVLTLKQMLEAFVEFRREVVRRRTEFDLRKAMARAHILEGLNKAIDALDYIIPTIRNSRSVDEARQWLTANLATAGEIASWRGVTGDKSKEQFVKELHKVITSLDFSDIQAQAILDLQLRRLSALERQKILDEYAEIIKYIAELENILQNESVLRQVITDELIEVKRLFGDERRTVIVDAGVELSIEDLIPDEDVAITVTNAGYIKRTPVTAYTRQGRGGKGRLGAKAKNEDFVEHLFIASTHAYLMIFTDDGQVFKMKVHEIPEGDTSARGKAVVNLVQLSQERKLVAVMPVRDFAEEIYLTMVTKQGIIKKSSLADYQNIRASGINAINIDEGDELLDIIRTDGKRQIFIATHDGMAVKFNESDVRPMGRVARGVRGVNLRQGDFVVSVCAVSPEGTEKILSVSEKGFGKQTTVDSYRLTKRGGIGVINMKTTEKTGKVVAAFPVEDDSEIMIITQQAKLIRLGVDKIRETGRSAQGVTLIKCGEDDLVTSASLLAMDEEDD from the coding sequence ATGGACGCACTAGAACGTAATCAGATCAATATCGAAGACGAGATGCGGCGGTCGTATCTCGACTATGCAATGTCGGTCATCATTGGCCGAGCACTGCCGGATGTTCGCGATGGGTTAAAGCCGGTTCATCGCCGAGTATTGTGGGCGATGAACGAGCTTGGAAATACCCACAACAAGCCGTACAAGAAAAGTGCTCGTATCGTGGGCGATACGATCGGTAAATATCATCCGCACGGCGACACAGCTGTTTACGATACGGTCGTCAGACTCGCGCAGGACTTTTCAATGCGCTACCCGCTCGTTGACGGGCAGGGTAATTTTGGGTCGATCGACGGCGATAATGCGGCAGCAATGCGTTACACCGAGGTTCGCCTTGCGAAGATCACGGGCGAAGTGCTCGATGATATCGAAAAGGAGACCGTTGATTTCCAGACGAATTACGACGAGTCGCTGTCTGAGCCAAAGGTTTTGCCGACGCGAATACCGCTCCTACTCGTTAACGGTTCCGAAGGCATCGCGGTCGGAATGGCGACAAAGATACCGCCGCACAACTTAACTGAAATATTAGAAGCGACGATCGAACTGATCCGCAACCCGGCGATAACGATCGACGAATTGATCACATTTGTTCCGGGGCCTGACTTTCCGACCGCCGGATTTATTTATGGCCGCGAGGAAATTCACCGTGCATATAAGACCGGCCGAGGGATTATTCAGGTTCGAGCACGGGCGGTAGTTGACGAGATCGGCCGCGGCGATAGGGTGAAGGACGCGGTTGTCATCACCGAACTGCCGTATCAGGTCAATAAGGCACGCTTGATCGAAAAGATCGCGGAGCTGGTTCACGAAAAGCGCCTCGACGGTATCTCCGAGATCCGCGACGAATCCAACCGCGAAGGTATGCGCATCGTCATTGAGCTAAAGCGCGATGCTGTCCCGCAGGTCGTCCTCAACAAGCTTTACAAACTGACGCCGATGCAGTCGTCATTCGGCATCATCAGCATCGCTATCGTCGACGGCCAACCAAAGGTACTGACGCTCAAGCAGATGCTCGAGGCCTTTGTCGAATTTCGCCGCGAAGTGGTCAGGCGCCGGACCGAGTTTGATCTGCGAAAGGCGATGGCACGGGCTCATATTTTAGAGGGCTTGAATAAGGCGATCGACGCACTGGATTACATAATCCCGACAATTCGCAACTCGCGTTCGGTGGATGAAGCCAGGCAGTGGCTGACCGCAAATCTCGCGACCGCAGGCGAAATAGCATCGTGGCGCGGTGTCACCGGCGACAAGTCGAAAGAGCAGTTCGTCAAAGAATTGCATAAGGTCATCACGAGTCTGGACTTTTCAGACATACAGGCGCAGGCGATCCTTGATCTGCAGTTGCGTCGCCTGTCGGCGCTCGAACGTCAGAAGATTCTCGACGAATATGCCGAGATCATCAAGTACATTGCCGAACTCGAAAATATTCTCCAAAACGAAAGCGTTTTACGTCAGGTCATTACGGATGAACTCATCGAGGTCAAACGACTTTTTGGTGACGAACGGCGGACCGTTATCGTGGATGCCGGAGTCGAACTGAGTATCGAGGACCTGATTCCCGACGAAGACGTGGCGATCACGGTCACCAATGCCGGCTACATCAAGCGTACGCCCGTGACGGCGTACACCCGTCAGGGACGTGGTGGCAAGGGACGTCTCGGGGCTAAGGCGAAGAATGAAGACTTTGTCGAGCATCTATTTATTGCCTCGACACACGCTTATCTGATGATCTTCACCGATGATGGCCAGGTCTTTAAGATGAAGGTCCACGAGATCCCTGAGGGCGATACGTCAGCACGCGGCAAGGCCGTGGTAAATCTCGTACAACTCTCCCAAGAACGCAAACTGGTGGCAGTTATGCCGGTTCGCGACTTTGCTGAGGAGATCTATCTGACGATGGTCACCAAGCAGGGCATTATCAAGAAATCGTCATTAGCCGATTACCAGAACATTCGTGCCTCGGGCATCAATGCGATCAACATCGACGAGGGTGACGAACTGCTCGATATCATCCGCACCGACGGAAAGCGGCAGATATTTATCGCAACACACGACGGAATGGCTGTGAAGTTTAACGAGTCTGACGTTCGCCCGATGGGACGCGTCGCACGCGGCGTGCGTGGCGTAAATCTCAGGCAAGGTGACTTCGTTGTTTCAGTATGTGCCGTCTCACCCGAGGGGACTGAAAAGATCCTTTCGGTTTCTGAAAAGGGCTTTGGCAAGCAGACGACGGTCGATAGCTATCGCCTGACGAAACGCGGCGGCATCGGCGTCATCAATATGAAGACGACCGAAAAGACCGGCAAGGTCGTTGCGGCATTTCCGGTCGAGGACGACAGCGAGATCATGATCATCACCCAACAGGCCAAATTGATACGCTTGGGCGTCGACAAGATCCGCGAAACTGGTCGTAGTGCCCAGGGCGTCACGCTCATCAAATGCGGCGAAGACGACCTCGTAACCTCAGCCTCGCTGCTAGCGATGGACGAAGAAGACGATTAG
- the ruvB gene encoding Holliday junction branch migration DNA helicase RuvB codes for MDLRNTGSDEETQFDTSLRPTQLGDYIGQKKVKENLRVFMKAALKRREALDHILLSGPPGLGKTTLSNIVANEMGAALKSTSGPIIEKAGDLAAILTNLDEGDVLFIDEIHRLNPAIEEILYPSMEDYSLDIMIGQGTAARSIKLELPKFTLIGATTRPGMLTAPLRGRFGIVFHLDFYGTEDLQTICERSAGILNVEIDASGSLEIARRGRGTPRIVNRLLRRVRDFAEVDHDGRINEHVAGDALDRMEVDSFGLDEIDAKLLKTIIEKFDGGPVGLSTISAAIHEEKESIEEIIEPYLLQIGFLNRTPRGRTVTRRAYEHFRIPPPPSAGIAAGLFDE; via the coding sequence ATAGACCTTCGCAATACCGGCTCAGACGAGGAGACTCAGTTTGACACATCACTGCGCCCGACGCAGTTGGGTGACTACATCGGACAAAAGAAGGTAAAAGAAAACCTTCGGGTGTTTATGAAAGCAGCCTTGAAACGCCGCGAAGCACTCGACCACATTCTGCTCTCCGGCCCGCCCGGACTCGGCAAAACCACTCTATCAAATATTGTCGCGAACGAAATGGGCGCGGCGCTCAAATCAACATCCGGCCCGATCATTGAAAAGGCAGGTGACCTGGCGGCGATCCTGACAAATCTGGACGAGGGCGATGTGCTATTCATCGACGAGATTCACCGCCTAAATCCTGCGATCGAGGAGATACTGTATCCCTCGATGGAGGATTACAGCCTCGATATTATGATCGGTCAAGGCACCGCCGCCCGCTCGATCAAACTCGAATTGCCGAAATTCACTTTGATCGGTGCGACCACACGACCGGGAATGTTGACGGCCCCGCTTCGGGGGCGATTTGGCATTGTCTTTCATCTTGATTTCTACGGCACCGAAGACCTGCAAACCATCTGCGAACGCTCAGCCGGAATTTTGAACGTCGAGATCGACGCGAGTGGATCGCTCGAGATAGCCCGCCGCGGGCGTGGAACGCCGAGGATCGTCAATCGTCTACTCCGGCGTGTTCGCGACTTTGCCGAGGTCGATCACGACGGTCGGATCAACGAGCACGTCGCCGGCGACGCTCTCGACCGAATGGAGGTCGACAGCTTTGGACTTGATGAGATCGACGCCAAATTGCTAAAGACCATCATTGAGAAGTTTGACGGCGGCCCGGTTGGCCTGAGCACGATCTCGGCCGCCATTCACGAAGAAAAAGAGTCGATCGAGGAGATCATCGAACCATATCTGCTCCAGATCGGTTTTCTGAATCGCACTCCGAGAGGTCGAACTGTCACCCGACGAGCCTACGAACATTTCCGAATTCCCCCGCCGCCGTCGGCGGGCATTGCTGCCGGATTGTTTGACGAATGA
- a CDS encoding PilZ domain-containing protein, translated as MEPSVAEKENRRIQRISLPLPVRVEVLVDGTVNWNEITRLSDVSAFGAGFSLKRPIKRGRLMLLTIPMPRQLRCFDYGEAQYRIWALVRRCIAIEQRSGEPLFSVGVAFVGKKPPEGYHSHPARLYDTTHQESEGLWHLVEADLNKDDSDLPKDLRRQTRFHIPESLILELMDENGDVIKSETTVTENISLGGAAVFTQFDVEAGSFIRVTSLRHNIQIISVVRGKRVGPDGITRLHIEFIDRFFPLEGIE; from the coding sequence ATGGAACCAAGCGTCGCAGAAAAAGAGAATAGACGAATTCAGCGAATTTCGCTTCCGTTGCCCGTTAGAGTTGAGGTACTCGTCGACGGCACGGTCAATTGGAATGAGATCACGAGGCTTTCAGACGTTTCTGCTTTCGGTGCCGGTTTCAGTCTCAAACGACCAATCAAGCGCGGCCGCCTAATGTTGTTGACGATCCCTATGCCGCGACAGTTGCGGTGCTTCGATTACGGCGAAGCTCAATATCGTATCTGGGCATTAGTACGCCGGTGTATCGCGATCGAACAACGCTCGGGCGAACCACTATTCTCCGTAGGCGTCGCATTTGTAGGCAAAAAGCCGCCCGAGGGCTATCACAGCCACCCAGCTCGGCTTTACGATACCACTCATCAGGAATCCGAAGGTCTTTGGCACCTTGTCGAGGCCGACCTTAATAAAGACGATAGTGACCTCCCAAAGGATCTAAGGCGTCAGACAAGATTTCACATTCCGGAATCGCTCATTCTCGAACTGATGGACGAGAACGGTGACGTTATAAAGTCGGAAACGACTGTCACCGAGAACATCAGCCTTGGCGGAGCCGCAGTGTTCACCCAATTTGACGTAGAGGCCGGATCTTTCATACGTGTTACCAGTCTGCGTCATAATATTCAGATAATCTCAGTTGTGCGAGGAAAGCGCGTCGGCCCGGACGGCATTACGCGACTGCACATTGAGTTTATCGATCGATTTTTCCCACTCGAGGGTATCGAATGA
- a CDS encoding PilZ domain-containing protein, whose translation MSRGKFGPDGFCQVIDPGSRFQGGSGRAERRKETRFPIPEDLVLEVRDESHDSISTEATVTTNISLGGAVVFTQFDSELGSFVRVKSKRHDVELLAIVRGRREGPGDSSRLIIEFVDRIFPLEGIGERNFDVISMLGFKLPIWPENKNPNETVRNKQLRDRRRPSAAFASGKHLMS comes from the coding sequence ATCTCGCGAGGTAAGTTCGGTCCCGATGGATTTTGTCAGGTAATTGATCCCGGTAGCCGGTTTCAGGGAGGTTCAGGCAGGGCCGAACGCCGAAAGGAAACTCGTTTTCCGATTCCGGAGGATCTTGTCCTCGAGGTACGGGACGAGTCACACGACAGTATTTCGACCGAGGCCACAGTTACGACAAATATCAGTTTAGGCGGGGCGGTCGTTTTTACCCAGTTCGATTCGGAGCTTGGGTCGTTTGTAAGGGTCAAGAGCAAAAGGCACGACGTTGAGCTGCTTGCTATTGTACGTGGCCGACGCGAAGGTCCAGGAGACTCTTCCCGCCTTATTATCGAGTTCGTTGACCGGATATTTCCATTGGAAGGTATCGGTGAGAGGAACTTTGATGTGATTTCAATGCTCGGATTTAAGCTCCCGATATGGCCAGAAAACAAAAATCCAAACGAAACCGTACGAAACAAACAACTGCGCGACCGTCGCCGTCCCTCTGCCGCGTTTGCATCCGGGAAACATTTGATGAGTTGA